The DNA segment gttGACGTGAAAAGCGAATAGTtgatgtaatgagatctaagattttcgcgagttttattaatttaaatgaaactaatatttttcggatatactatgcggattttattattttaaaaaactacatagtcccgacgtttcggttacttttcagcaaccgtgatcacgggcagacgaaatgTGAGTggtcgtgatcacggttgctgaaaagtaaccgaaacgtcaggattatgtagttttttaaaataataaaatccgcataatatatacgaaaaatattagtttcatttaaacgaatagtTGATTATTGTGAAGGTTATAAAGTAATGACCGTTTTTTTCCtgtgttaattttttcttttaaatcatatataagttataatacattaataatttgtgtcatatataacttataatagaTTAAGGCTTGAATAAACTGTGattctttattaatgtattatgtacaacaacatatttatatttaaaacatttcaagaTAAGTCACTGCCTATCAGAAAACAAGtagatcttttaaaattattttctataatttactACTTTGATTATCTGagaatatattaagataatacaCATGTATGTTTATGCGCATTGTGTGTTATTTCAGAGTCAAGTTACTGtcctcaattttttttctttgtgttATCATAAGCGACcgtaagttataatatttggcAATTGAAATGAGTGATGTATAATCAATCTTCGTACCGCCTAATGTTGTATTCCTTGTGTTGAAACAAAAGTTTACACAAACATTAACGCTGAAAGAACTGTGAAAcacgaaataatatattctcaaACAAGTTTCatgaacagatttttttatacattatctCATAATCATTACAAGCTGTAAAAAGGTGATGATGTTTGTTGTTGGATGGGGGTTTgattacgaaaatattttttaagtataaatttttttagctgatttagaaaataataaaaaataaatatttacactgGATTATTGTGACATCgttttagttatattagatTCCTTCACAAAGTCTTTTCGcttactattattttgttattttagaaGTGTTCAGTATTTCTTAAACTATCGACCTCCAAACTAGAAATCTATCGATGCCAAAAGAGCACAAAGCTTTAAGAACTTATATTTGGTTAATACCGCTCTAAAAGAAATAGCAattgatattttgtataacgCGATGAGTAACGCATTCCGTCTTATAGCGGCACGATCGAACTATTTTTGTTGACTGCGTGGGTGAACATAACAAGGCTGATTTCAACAACAGAAATACGTGTCctcaaaatagattttataattagattGTGCATTGAAATGTGACCATTCCAATGATATTACATACATTCTTgctgatatataaaatagggTCAAGTTCGCCTCCTGTCTTCGCctgttcaaaataaattaaaccttGTGCCGCAGCGTCTTACACACATGTTAAGATATCAACACGTTAAGAACcgacagtaaataaaatatttataacatatccATGAATTAtagtagaaattatttatgaaaatccaAATTGATTTATGCGGTactaactataatttaatattgtggcCAAAATGAACATTAATGACGATCGATCTGCCAACACGGTGACAAACAGTAAAATGTCTACGACGAGAGGCATACAGGTGTAGCTAGCTGTAGGCTGAGGGCGGATAATGGCTTGTGGCGGGATTAATCACATTACGCCACACAATGCCACTAAGCCACGCCACATTCGCGCCAGATTTTCACTTCGGCTCATTTGCACTAATTGTGCGCGTGATTGTCACTCAGGCTTGAATAAACAACGGAGCGGCAAGGATTAGGTGATTAGCGCCTAATTGCGTTACCGCTATTATTTCATATCCGCGGGCGCACCTGCACTCTGATTCAACATTTCCTGATTTGAATGCAGGAGTTTTAATTGCCTTGATTGCAATTAGCTGAAACTTGATCTaatcttatttttgtaattatatcacATTTCATACAGAGAATAATGTGTTTTTTGGTCCTCCAGTGCAACAGCATAAAAGAAATCTACTCTACAAACCTGCGTTTACTACAAATTTTTCTGTAAccgtttattatgtttaatacttTAGGTTATAAAATGCATCATCATTTTGACAGTCACTCATATCAATTAATAGATGTTTTTGTGTGAAGTAATTTGtctaataatgtaaaattttccaGCAAACAAACTTTGTGAGGAGTTGAACGGCTCTGAGCCGCCAGTGAGTGGTGTGGGCAGTGGCAAATGGAGTGCCGGATGTGGCCTCCTCCGCCAGCCTTCAGGCTTCCCACTGCTGGGAGTCGCTCCACCCAACTATCTCCTCTCAGATCACCTCGGAACACTCGCCAAAACGAACAACCATCTTTTCTAATGGTCACAACTCTTTTAAACCTTTGGACCCCTGCCATGGAACCAGCCCGACGCTGTTGCAGAAAGAGGTCCGCAAAGTTTAAATGTCAGTGCCGTGGTGTCtgtgaaatgatttttttaagtgcCAAACTATCGTGTCCACTAAAACTTAGATTAAACGCAGTATAAACTCTAAGTAGGCGTTTCTATTGTAACGGTCGTGGGAGTAAATTGAATAGGTCATACGATATCCtagtcatttaattttaaaatgtttaagcaatattaatttttatttagattgttttctttttaatttataatttcttccgtgtgataaatttattgtaaatataataacgctGATATCGATATCTCAATAGTGTAAGTCTATATAGTGACTGTTTAAAACCCTGTTTCTACGTTAACCAGCAAGATATTACTGATCGTAGCAAACTGCGTTGTGATAAGTGTagtttataatagttaaacGATTTAATATAGTCAAATAATCATTGTGAGATCAcgaaatgtatacatataatttgtttcgattaattttattaagcagatattaatttattaattgtaggCAACATGTTGTTTTGAATTCAACAACAATGCGTACTAGAATGAAACTAATTCAATGAAAGTATTTGAATTTGTTTGAACattgttgtaaatatgtatgtaaaactGTACATATGTATCATGCATTTTAGTGTCGTATTCCGTGTGTAATACTGGAGATGGAGggtgttttaataaagaaattaataaacttatcCCGTTTTTCTTTATGTGTCTATCAAGAACGTTTACCGATTCGTCTTTCTTTAAACCGGTATGTGAAAGAATCGGTAATATTTTCCCATTACTAGTTTTGATGGAAAACAGTTAGTTTTAATACGTGTGTTTTATTCTTGGCTCGTGTTTACAAAACCGTAGCCTTGATCGGATCGTAAAGAAACGTGTCTGAGAACTGAACAGAAATTAGAAGTGTAGTATTGGCCAATATGTTAGAGTATGTGAGTCTTGAATATCAATTTAAGAGAGATTGTCGTCAAAACGGACTATGCAATAACACACCAATAAATGtctcatttacaaataaatactaattcccaatatatttacttattacatataataacttttatatttaatttgaaaatgtgCTTGAGAATTTTCACTGAATGTCAAGAAATAAAGGATGCGTAAATGTAACATCGGATATAACTGGCACTGAATATTTCAAcacatctaaaatattttatgtcgtatatatttttaaattacttacattctggattaaatattatgagagAATATTTTAGTCGTCTAAAACATTaggaaaaaaacatatttaaaatttttatttcaattcgtTTCAcacaaaagtaaataataaattatataataaaatatatctattgaaattaatattttatctagtaCTTACGTTAGTTGATGGCTATTAGATTATAGGACATACAGTATTCGatgtaaacaattttactttacataaaacaattgtaCTTCAAGAATTCATGAAAAAGACgttttgcttaaaataaaataatatttaataatgattgcATGAGGCCATCAATACAGCGGGAATGCGACAATGACCACTCATCGGATTCTCTCGAGCGTTGGCGACGCTCGTTTATCACGAACGAAGCAACTGTAATCTTAGTCAAAGTTCACGTCACACtgcatacgaagcgtttcaaGTTTCACATTCAATGACGTACGTTAATACCAAAATTTTCGATGATCTAGGAATGGAAAACTGTAAACGCTCCGTTTCTAGTTTGACGATGTCAACTTGGACTAAATATTTTggagataatatataataagagcATAACAAATTGCAGAAAATCGAAACCTTTATTTTAGGAATTACAATTGTCAATTTATAagagcttttatttatattaaggaaGTAAATTCTTGCCTCTGGATTTAAGGACGTAAAATGcacatgaataaaattaaaaaaagaagtaaaaatagacttttttaaattaaaacttaaataaaatgttcctcactccagataatatttttaatatataaatattaatatgtttataaattacaatagcAGTTATTTTTGTCGGATGAATTTTTCaacgttatttttaacaaataggAACTAAGAATTGGGAAACTTGTctgttttaatcaaaatccTCGAAAAAttggaacaaaaaaatactaattcggtatattttagtattgaaAACAAATGCTACATGCgaaagaaaatatcaaatgacaattatatgtagagaaataacatttaaatgattcgTTCAGTCACTTCATAAGAATTTCCGTCCACTCAAGGCGGATTTCGTCATTGCTTTCAATTTACACTGTTGGGATAAAATTTCATAGACAAcattcacatttttatttcactttcaactttttttttaatttgccgCCTTTTTATGACAATGtcattcaaaatatacaaatttattataacgtcAAATTTACTTGTATCTATTGttgtttgattaataaatttggtttttcatcCGCAAACTTTATTaggtaatttaaactttattacgtaatttatttttaactattcaaCTAAATTTTCTGCATTTACAAGACACATAACTATAACtttgaataattcattatttttaaattcgataaagtacatttatttcagttactgtatattataaatattgataagagATAATATGACGTgacatattctttttattattgtttaatacttGAAATACATCTATTCGTTATTCTCatacgttttgtttttaaataaattctgtaaaataaataaatgatgaaataaaaagaaacttccgagaaaaatatacttaagtaaggaaaaaaatcagatatttatttatttaaacaacctCTTTTTtgagggaaaaaaaataaaaaaaggtttaattacatttacaaaatcAAATATCCGACCGTATTTGAGACACTGATGATATGtaggtacataaataatttaaatcaaatcgaATTGACTCGTtgataaaattacaatgaatTTACTTCAATAATTTAGGGTAAGcatcatataaattgtaagCAATAAGTCAGCagattaattacaataaattattatttaaaaataaatggcaACATTGATTACGATGTCTGCATACAcccttatttgtttttgttttttttttattttaatgacgcattggttgttttatttattatttaattgtttttctgAATTAAGTCTGGATAAGCattccaaattttttatctattctaaaaatatatttcgatacCAAGCTTGCTTTTAAAGAAgacctaatatttttatcctcaaattacttttcttctaaatttattttgactttttaaattctttacattaatatgaaacttaCCGCCGAGGcgattaattttgtattcatcATTCTTATCATTCTTATACATACACATGTATAGATTTAAATCTTCCGCTCTCCAAAAGCCACAAAAGACAAATTTGATGAAAGATTACTAACTGCGcagtaacaatatattaataacatagtaGGACgaacaaagaaattaaacatttttcaactAACAATAtcatagattatttttttttttaatttgtaatataaaaaaaaatatatataatgaaacatgatcattaaattatagtttatgaaatatacaaccaaaaattaattatgataaaaataaatgaatagtcAAATTActctttataataagaatagcGCCTTCGTAAGGTTGTTGAGTCAGAAGCTTAATCTGTATCCTCATCAGCGGAGTCGGAGCGAGTTTTCCAGAAGGGCGGAACATATGCTCTATAAATACGAGACTTCAGTATTCAGGAGTTCAGTCTATTAGTGCCATCGCACGTGGAACAAACACACAGCACTAAACATCAACAGACATGTCTCTGGAACGCCAAGTCCGCGCTAAGGTCAgacattactatttataaaatcatttctttAAACACATCTCTGTTAcgtaagttttatttctttgcacttacaaaaatcacattttcatgtttttatttaatggaatAAACCACAAAATTCTTatgataacaattatttttgaatagcTCGCTTCCAAGCGTAACCCTGAACAAGAGAAGGAGGCTCAGGGATGGATTGAAGGCGTCCTTGGCGCTAAATTCCCTCCCGGTGAACTCTTTGAGGATGTGCTCAAGGATGGAACCGTTCTATGCCAGCTCATCAACAAACTAAAGCCAGGATCAGTCAACAAAATCAACACATCCGGCGGACAGTTCAAAATGATGGAGAACATCACAAAGTAAGTGTGGAAACGAAGAATCAAAGAAATCCGAGAgagtaaatagtttaaatatcttgaatagattttatttctaaccATTGAAATGCTTTTTTCTAAAAGAGATTAATGACAGTGCTTAACGAATTCCTGCGCAATGAGACATATCTGAGAAGTgctattatcattataataaccgGTATGaacaattgtttaaatttattattctgtatTACAGCTTCCAATCTGCCATCAAAGCGTATGGTGTTCCAGACATCGACGTCTTCCAGACTGTGGACCTTTGGGAGAAGAAAGACATCGCGCAAGTCGTCAGCACACTCTTTGCTCTCGGCCGTGAGGTAAttatgacttttatttaaaacattgtatatGTTGTTCGGAATAACTGCTCACAATCATTGAACAAGCATTggaaaatgtaaacattttgcataaaattatttatagacatGAAgtgaattttctttatttaaaataacgtaaCGATctctgaaatttttattacttattttattactcaaaTGACGTATAACATAATATGCCAATTTTAGACATGACCGTACGACCTTCATAGATTATGTTTGTAAGGTTATgaactgttataaataaaatatatatataagtttatttttttaatcggcAGACCTACAGACATCCTGAATGGAACGGCCCCTACCTAGGACCCAAGCCAGCTGAGGAATGCAAGCGCGATTTCTCTGAAGAAGTCCTGAAAGCCGGTCAGACCATTGTTGGTCTCCAAGCCGGATCCAACAAGGGCGCCACTCAATCCGGTCAGAACATTGGAGCCGGACGTAAAATCCTCCTTGGCAAGTGAACACTTCGCCTCTAAATCTCACAAAGTGATACTAAGTTAAGGTTATTGTACATAACTGTACTTCTGACGCTCTTGTAAGACTGCATCTAGTGCTCTAGTCATCACGTGTAAGATTGATTGTTCTCTTTTCTATGAAGATAGCATGTAACTTACCTAATCGGTAATATCTTGTCATGTAGCACCATTTCGGTTTTGTATTTAGCGtaagaaattgtatttatttccattttattatagttttttttttaatataataaaatatttatttacctactttgattttaattccgcaatttttgttacaattcaCGACTGAAGCTTATTTTCTACAATAcagataacattatttatttataattatgttataaaaaaactattagtaGGGGgaaaattaaagattatacaatataaattaatggcaACTCACCTTAGCTTGATGATTTATTGATTCAAAAACATCAAATTATTAGGTATTTTAAACAGTAAGAATTAACTAATTTgcattgattattaaaaaaaaaacaaaaacagtaCAAAATGTGTTCagttcacatctcgtctgcccgtgatcacggtcgctgcaaagtaaccgaaacgtcgggatatgtagttttaaaaataataaaacacgcgtcgtaatccgaaatatattactttcatataaaCAGTACAAGAGCCAAAGAACAAATTTTACGTAATTTGGGTCCATTAACACACCTAAgcgtttataaacaaaacacgGAACAGTAAATGAGTTTGctacaaaacaatattctacTTCTATTCTATTGCTATTGGACAGAAGGCAATGCCATAGAAAATTCGACATAGCAAGTaacaaatcaatttttttttaattaatttccctcaatgttaacataaattatcatGAACACATTTTCACtaggtattttataataaaaaaaatatatatataatacaataatttaaatcaatttaatgttttataaattaaatatgtttccaCACTAGCGAGGTGAGGACCTATGTCTGACAAAATATACCattgttttgaatataaagccaatttttttaaataacatcacgACAAAATATACGGAAATAAAAGCagataatgtataatatacaataaaataattaaaatatgactacacagataaaacaaaataatatttaagcttCGTCATTGCATCAATGATTTATCTTAAACATGTGTAaacatattgtaattatagtttatacgatgtttgtaaaatacaaagtttatttcttaatatatgatCGTTTCGATAGCAATTATTTTCCTTACTATTTAcgactaaaataaatataaataatttaacctaaatatcaaatttaataaagaatcaaaacttattcttttttttttattaatttatatattttttataacattccgTACTTACATAACGTGTAAcgaaaatttgtataatagcaatacaaataaaaatcattactgAATAACAACAACCTTCCAGGGACTAAAGAGGTAAGCTAattgaaatcttatttaagattttcttgatatattttatcattattacaaGGAACCGTTACAGGTTTGCGTTAACAACACATTCAAGTACAATTGACATTGAAAGTTTAAAGATGGCGTGCggattgaaaatatatgtaaaaatatattgcatttcAAGATATAATAGACCTAGacttagttaaaaatatagggTACAAAAAACTACGTTAGAGTTctacaatataatttgtatatatatatatatatataaacaatatgtgAGGATAATGAAAAATCAGGAATGCTATACATGAGAGGtaacaaattacatttaaacatggatgaataaaagaaaatattctttcatAATGAccttaattacttaatttacaaaatggtATTTACATTTCCTAGAGGTTTACATAAAAGAGGTTCTTCACTGatctgtaaaattatttattaaaaaaaaaatctgaaaaattccaataaattatttaaaaaatattttttttttataaaacaataaaatttaactgttGTCTATATCATAAgttgttcaaaaatattataagtatacaaCTAAACAGCTCTAATGATATTTCATAggttatattcaattaaaaaacatatacatgtcatataaatttatgtcacATTATTGGTTATGGGATTCTTTGAAatgatactaaataaatatgtactgaTCAAATGAAGTGGAAGCAATAATACGcagttgtatttatttaatgtttcgaCATAATTCATTTACTTCAGCAAGACTACTTCTATATCAAAATACtacaattatgaatattttagtagtaaaaacttacaaaaatttgataaatgtaATTCCATTCTGTTTGAGATATGAGTCTTATACAAATaagtctatatatatttctaacctCAACGAACCTTTATATTGAGTAGTTAGGATAAGCAAATTACAGTAAACATACAACTcatgtgtaaaatattttaaatatcacatttttgAGATCTACCgagaattacttttaatatcaacAGGGCAGAGACTCGGAATATCGTGatttaaagcaatatttataattataaaatataagtcgcaatataaaaatttcctaAACATTCTTCTGTGACAACTGCAAtagaaattacttataaaatgtgATCACATATATAGTTGatcaaaaaattcaaatctaGTTTACCAGgaagttattataaagaaatgtattaGAGAAACATAGAGGCGCTTAAGATTTAACGGcgctaaatatattttgttattgtcgTTATTTAATACACTGAAGTCTAAAATGTTCCGTTGTGTATAAATCACGCCTCGAAAAGGTGAGGCCATCTAGCGCGTGTTACTATAAACAACGGCCGTGTGCAAAAATCCAGAAATAACGACGTTATAATAACGCCCAATAACGCGCCGTTGCTAACGAATTACTAACGCGCTCGTTATTACGGTCGTAGCCTCGATAGGAACCTCAAAATAGTATTGAAGCCGCTCTCAATTACAGTAgccttttatttatagatagcGCGATTCAGAAGGCTGTTCAGTCGTACGAAAGCAGCGGAGCCTTTCGCACCACTGCTTCGCTTTTTACTTTACCGATAGATGGCGTGTAAAGaaatacagttatttttaatatttttaagctcAGTTAGATGGAGCTACAGGCAAAGGTCCttctgtttataatattaaagatagtCATTAAGTAGTTTAGATTATAAACAACAGATGGAGGCACAGGTatgttaatacaattttaaaaatgtttttttttccttattccgagtgttactttttattttaattaaattcaatttttttaataataacataaaattataattattgttttatttctttttcaccTTTTCTAACTTTTAACactaatagaataaataagagatacaaagtatataaatttttaaattttccttgAACTCAGTTTTAGACTCCTGTTGTCAggtgtatttttaacaaaattcaaaattagaGCATGTTACCGTATCTAGATACTATGTAGAAACTCACTttcatagtataaatatagaaatgacTTCAAAGCCGTTAATTTAGAGAAgtaagtattttgtttataattataattatataaaactctatttcctttaaataattactaagaAAAATAGGTAGGTAGAAATACAGAAAATCCatacgtatttttaaataggtcAACTTTATTcttggttattataaaaacatatataatttttttttctattcaataaACCAACATTTTGTCAATGTAAAAAGAAtctaacatacatacaatcaAGATTACACAGCAACCggctgtattttatataaaactaaagaaaactaagaatgaaaataaaaattatataaatatatatatattataaatatattaatgaatttgtacTTCTCTCTCTCTTAGTCAGTGGCGTTTCTTATAGATTACGCCAATATCATTGAATTTGTAGTTAACATCTCTTTTCTTAATGTCAACGAATATCCTTAAAATGACAGGTGACAGCTGACAGAACACTATGTCAGGTAGCTATTTATAAgctataatttctaatttgtGCAGTTACGTCTCATAAGTTATCATCGTTATGTTTTgcaattgatttattataggtAAATACAGGAAATTTGAACGTTATTTGGCagacaaattaattttggcaaaatatataaacattttctcaGAAACAACTTCTACCGACTCGCATGATTacagtttaatatttgaatagttttattaatggaaATGGAAATAAATGGAACTATGCTTTTCGTATACtatgaggttttttttttatatctatatgaaCCGAGGattcggttcctttacagcaacagagcaaccgtgatcattagcatatgaaatgaaagtgtcaaaattaaaatatttatctattccAATAGCTGTCATTATATGTCCGGTTTTTTCCTCAATGATTTTACGAAGCTATAATTCTAATCAGTGcgtcaatatatttttgtctattaATTCTTAAATGGACGATTTCGATTACGGGCATTTCATTTCCCTATCAAGACAACGCCATGTCAATGTacctttaatgaaataattcttttgggtgatatttatactattaatgcatggaatttatattaatattaagggTAATTTAGATGGAACTAGTAAAAGAAAGCTCGACGATGTGATTCTTACAactatttgtttgtattttaaaactaaaaccttttttctCTCTTTCTATTTGAATTCCTTCTAGTTCGCATTATAAGAACATACGTAGATctgttaaaattgtttgaaaccgtacaagcaatatatttttaaattcggcTCATCACTGAGTGATGTctcgtatttaaaatactatattttattaaagttttaatgtttaccCTACACAGTAATTATAATGAGACTATTTTACtcgtataataaaactaatgcaGCTTTTCTTGAGTTTTATTCTGGTTTTGCTATAGACAAGCATATATTAGCATATATGACATATACATAAGGTTTAAAGCCAttcctaataattttttggcaAACCCGATCTTTCGGTATTTTCTTGACGTAAATGAGAACTTTTGGTTATGACACACGCTTCAGGCATGTGCTGTGCG comes from the Danaus plexippus chromosome 15, MEX_DaPlex, whole genome shotgun sequence genome and includes:
- the LOC116766506 gene encoding muscle-specific protein 20; amino-acid sequence: MSLERQVRAKLASKRNPEQEKEAQGWIEGVLGAKFPPGELFEDVLKDGTVLCQLINKLKPGSVNKINTSGGQFKMMENITNFQSAIKAYGVPDIDVFQTVDLWEKKDIAQVVSTLFALGRETYRHPEWNGPYLGPKPAEECKRDFSEEVLKAGQTIVGLQAGSNKGATQSGQNIGAGRKILLGK